A window of Macadamia integrifolia cultivar HAES 741 unplaced genomic scaffold, SCU_Mint_v3 scaffold1563, whole genome shotgun sequence contains these coding sequences:
- the LOC122064220 gene encoding uncharacterized protein LOC122064220, translating to MPSHNFSVYWWPNSLLNIMERWMRNFIWSGDPETAKGVTVSWDSICKPKQEGGLRIRRMRDVNKALLCLRDDLFASSSMTVADFIDNNEWNFPTVSSSLLQDFFLAASTINIPRGNIKDKCIWTLSTSGQFSTFSAWNDIRRLNPKVPWHELVWMKGLSPRQSTFGWRLCHQKLPTDDIIRKKGISLASKCIMCGFHSVTLPHLFLNCSVSRILWENFLSCFGLLWKDQSSIVDLISWWNQKRKILSVKDPWAAGLIIVTDTIWQERNHRWHGGKSRDTSLLFMKILRTLKESNLNLKGVIRTTADLLCSRKLGLHAVPGDPPSILEVIWCKPPLAWSKINIDGSIMGNLGRAGGGVVIRDSNGKVIFSFKHFFGISTNYYAEFMSFLHGIRHAMG from the exons ATGCCGTCCCACAACTTCTCTGTATACTGGTGGCCTAACTCCTTACTGAACatcatggagagatggatgcggaatttcatttggagtggCGATCCTGAAACAGCCAAAGGAGTTACAGTTAGTTGGGACTCAATCTGCAAGCCTAAACAAGAAGGAGGGCTGAGAATTAGGCGTATGAGGGATGTCAATAAAGCTCTTCTCT GTTTGAGAGATGAtttgtttgcatcttcctccatGACAGTTGCGGACTTTATTGACAATAATGAGTGGAACTTCCCCACggtttcatcttctcttcttcaagatttttttttagctgCTTCAACTATCAATATCCCTAGAGGTAACATAAAAGATAAATGTATTTGGACCCTCTCTACCTCTGGTCAATTCAGTACTTTCTCCGCCTGGAATGATATTCGCCGTCTAAATCCCAAGGTTCCTTGGCATGAGCTAGTCTGGATGAAAGGCCTCTCTCCTCGTCAGTCAACTTTTGGCTGGCGTCTGTGTCACCAGAAGCTTCCTACTGATGATATCATTAGGAAAAAAGGGATCTCTTTAGCCTCCAAATGCATCATGTGCGGTTTTCACTCTGTGACTCTGCCCCATCTCTTCTTAAATTGTAGTGTTTCTCGGATCCTTTGGGAAAATTTCTTGAGCTGTTTTGGTTTGCTTTGGAAGGATCAATCCTCCATTGTTGATTTGATATCCTGGTGGAATCAAAAGCGAAAAATTTTGTCGGTAAAGGACCCTTGGGCGGCTGGTTTGATTATAGTGACCGACACcatttggcaagaaaggaatcatCGATGGCATGGTGGTAAGAGTAGGGATACCTCTCTGCTATTCATGAAAATTTTGAGAACGCTTAAGGAGTCTAATCTCAACTTAAAAGGGGTCATTCGGACTACTGCTGATCTTCTTTGCAGCAGGAAACTAGGGTTGCATGCAGTTCCAGGCGACCCTCCCTCCATTCTTGAAGTCATTTGGTGCAAGCCTCCACTCGCCTGGTCAAAGATAAACATTGATGGTAGTATCATGGGGAACCTTGGTCGAGCAGGAGGTGGGGTTGTCATTCGTGACTCCAATGGGAAAGTTATATTCTCCTTCAAGCATTTCTTTGGCATCAGTACGAACTACTATGCAGAATTCATGAGTTTTCTTCATGGTATCCGCCATGCAATGGGTTAA